One window of Ciconia boyciana chromosome 10, ASM3463844v1, whole genome shotgun sequence genomic DNA carries:
- the METAP1D gene encoding methionine aminopeptidase 1D, mitochondrial isoform X5: MAASRAVNVLRSGGPTIPHTPGPSCKHRCYHIAGYYIPLLHTSYYIPLPPLLPLTSSVTGCHVIFSSCNPIYLHRQSSNQQRRCFFFQGQRNTVYSIVWPATVSPAHPVPKHIKKPDYVTTGIVPDWGDDIEIKNEDQIQGLRQACQLARHVLLLAGKGLKVGMTTEEIDSIVHHEIIRQNAYPSPLGYGGFPKSVCTSVNNVVCHGIPDSRPLQDGDIINIDVTVYYNGYHGDTSETFLVGTVDKSGQKLVEVARKCRDEAIAACRPGAPFSVIGNTIRCFPSVFTAQKCKTGLFSNFSHSCHAVLQDCCC, from the exons ATGGCGGCGTCCAGAGCTGTCAACGTGCTGCGGAGCGGAG GTCCCACCATCCCTCATACTCCGGGGCCCTCCTGCAAGCACCGTTGCTACCACATAGCCGGCTACTACATACCACTACTACATACCAGCTACTACATACCACTGCCACCGTTGCTACCACTCACAA GTTCTGTGACTGGCTGCCATGTAATCTTTTCTTCGTGCAATCCTATCTACCTGCACAGGCAGTCAAGCAATCAACAGCGAAGATGCTTCTTTTTTCAGGGacaaagaaatactgtttataGCATAGTTTGGCCAGCCACAGTTTCTCCAGCTCACCCAGTTCCTAAG CACATAAAGAAGCCAGACTATGTGACGACAGGCATTGTACCAGACTGGGGAGACGACATAGAAATTAAGAATGAAGATCAGATTCAAGGGCTTCGTCAAGCTTGTCAGTTGGCCCGTCATGTCCTGCTTCTGGCTGGAAAGGGCTTAAAG GTTGGCATGACAACTGAAGAAATAGATTCCATTGTTCATCATGAAATAATCAGACAGAATGCCTATCCGTCACCTCTGGGCTATGGAGGTTTTCCAAAATCTGTTTGTACTTCTGTAAACAACGTGGTATGTCATGGTATTCCTGACAG TCGACCTCTTCAGGATGGAGATATTATCAACATTGATGTCACG GTGTATTACAATGGCTACCATGGTGACACTTCTGAAACCTTTTTGGTGGGCACTGTCGATAAATCTGGTCAAAAGTTAGTGGAGGTTGCCAGGAAATGTAGAGATGAAGCAATTGCAGCTTGCAGACCAGGGGCTCCCTTCTCTGTAATTGGAAACACAATCAG GTGTTTCCCAAGCGTGTTCACTGCCCAGAAGTGCAAGACAGGTTTGTTTAGCAACTTCAGCCATTCATGTCATGCTGTTCTGCAAGACTGTTGTTGCTGA
- the METAP1D gene encoding methionine aminopeptidase 1D, mitochondrial isoform X4, whose protein sequence is MAASRAVNVLRSGGPTIPHTPGPSCKHRCYHIAGYYIPLLHTSYYIPLPPLLPLTSSVTGCHVIFSSCNPIYLHRQSSNQQRRCFFFQGQRNTVYSIVWPATVSPAHPVPKHIKKPDYVTTGIVPDWGDDIEIKNEDQIQGLRQACQLARHVLLLAGKGLKVGMTTEEIDSIVHHEIIRQNAYPSPLGYGGFPKSVCTSVNNVVCHGIPDSRPLQDGDIINIDVTVYYNGYHGDTSETFLVGTVDKSGQKLVEVARKCRDEAIAACRPGAPFSVIGNTIREFAAVWQHGKRMLRRELTPNSPVPVRSQKHDTTIPEALPMGLGGQPGPL, encoded by the exons ATGGCGGCGTCCAGAGCTGTCAACGTGCTGCGGAGCGGAG GTCCCACCATCCCTCATACTCCGGGGCCCTCCTGCAAGCACCGTTGCTACCACATAGCCGGCTACTACATACCACTACTACATACCAGCTACTACATACCACTGCCACCGTTGCTACCACTCACAA GTTCTGTGACTGGCTGCCATGTAATCTTTTCTTCGTGCAATCCTATCTACCTGCACAGGCAGTCAAGCAATCAACAGCGAAGATGCTTCTTTTTTCAGGGacaaagaaatactgtttataGCATAGTTTGGCCAGCCACAGTTTCTCCAGCTCACCCAGTTCCTAAG CACATAAAGAAGCCAGACTATGTGACGACAGGCATTGTACCAGACTGGGGAGACGACATAGAAATTAAGAATGAAGATCAGATTCAAGGGCTTCGTCAAGCTTGTCAGTTGGCCCGTCATGTCCTGCTTCTGGCTGGAAAGGGCTTAAAG GTTGGCATGACAACTGAAGAAATAGATTCCATTGTTCATCATGAAATAATCAGACAGAATGCCTATCCGTCACCTCTGGGCTATGGAGGTTTTCCAAAATCTGTTTGTACTTCTGTAAACAACGTGGTATGTCATGGTATTCCTGACAG TCGACCTCTTCAGGATGGAGATATTATCAACATTGATGTCACG GTGTATTACAATGGCTACCATGGTGACACTTCTGAAACCTTTTTGGTGGGCACTGTCGATAAATCTGGTCAAAAGTTAGTGGAGGTTGCCAGGAAATGTAGAGATGAAGCAATTGCAGCTTGCAGACCAGGGGCTCCCTTCTCTGTAATTGGAAACACAATCAG AGAATTCGCTGCTGTCTGGCAACATGGGAAGAGGATGCTCAGGAGGGAACTGACACCCAACTCTCCTGTCCCTGTCCGCTCTCAGAAGCATGATACCACCATACCAGAGGCTCTGCCTATGGGTTTAGGTGGACAGCCTGGCCCTCT